The following proteins are co-located in the Halobaculum roseum genome:
- a CDS encoding ParA family protein has product MADTNTARITVANQKGGAGKTTDVIHTGGALAARGHDVLLVDIDYHGGLTCSLGYNDLYYDTDRTTLFDVLDFDQMESVNDIIVEHQEFDILPASEKLANNKNIQTLLEAPKSRERLEMTLDELEKDYDYIIVDTPPSLNVLTDNALVATGNVVIPVIPEKLNANSLQIFAKQLSSLEQAYGDINRLAIVCNRVEQNAEHRDTIEEIKSAYSLPVFEIPKRTDLSQSIGDGVSVFGFGKENQRVEDARDLFNEIADLFNETFEKTAPEEVKA; this is encoded by the coding sequence ATGGCCGATACCAATACCGCACGAATCACGGTGGCGAATCAGAAGGGGGGCGCGGGGAAGACAACCGACGTCATTCATACTGGCGGCGCACTCGCAGCCCGAGGCCACGACGTCCTCCTCGTCGATATCGACTACCACGGAGGGCTCACCTGCTCGCTTGGTTACAACGATCTGTACTACGACACCGACCGCACAACGCTGTTCGACGTCCTCGACTTCGACCAGATGGAGTCGGTGAACGACATCATCGTCGAGCACCAGGAATTCGACATCCTTCCCGCCAGCGAGAAGCTGGCGAACAACAAGAACATCCAGACGTTGCTTGAGGCGCCGAAAAGTCGCGAGCGGTTGGAGATGACTCTCGACGAACTCGAGAAGGACTACGACTACATCATCGTCGACACGCCGCCATCACTGAACGTCCTCACCGACAACGCCCTCGTCGCGACCGGCAACGTCGTCATCCCCGTCATCCCAGAGAAGCTCAACGCCAACAGCCTCCAGATTTTCGCAAAGCAGCTGAGCTCCCTCGAACAGGCGTACGGAGACATCAATCGGCTCGCAATTGTCTGTAACCGCGTCGAGCAGAACGCTGAACACCGCGACACCATCGAGGAGATCAAGTCGGCGTACTCCCTCCCAGTGTTCGAGATTCCGAAGCGGACCGACCTCTCCCAGTCGATCGGTGATGGGGTGTCCGTCTTCGGATTCGGCAAAGAGAACCAGCGCGTCGAGGATGCACGCGACCTGTTCAACGAGATCGCCGACCTGTTCAACGAGACGTTCGAGAAGACCGCACCCGAGGAGGTGAAAGCATGA
- a CDS encoding helix-turn-helix domain-containing protein, which yields MREYVLSAEYDRGADPVMDIFIDNPDLIGRALRVSVSNTGLWRVDRFVGSSETLNRLEAVVTDTTICNECLGEHPNCSYETEYEVIEDGTESLLVYAYTSGGRYCHSVPHLVTRTIGEGPLFDARRRRNVYEWRVLLPGDASGGEIFDRLQDGLPSGVSLSLKQAGAPSLWSTVDVSQTVLSPDQRHAIETAVELGYYETPRGVSLGAVADELGIPKSTLRYRLRHAEQWVIEQVFGESRTPTERTDRIRSQ from the coding sequence ATGCGCGAGTACGTCTTGTCCGCTGAGTACGACCGTGGAGCCGATCCAGTGATGGATATTTTCATCGACAATCCGGATCTCATCGGTCGTGCGCTACGCGTCTCAGTATCCAACACGGGATTGTGGCGCGTCGACCGCTTTGTGGGTTCAAGCGAGACGTTGAATCGATTGGAAGCGGTCGTGACAGACACCACGATATGCAACGAGTGTCTCGGGGAGCATCCAAACTGTAGCTACGAGACCGAGTACGAGGTGATCGAGGACGGTACCGAGAGTCTCCTTGTGTACGCGTACACCTCCGGCGGGCGGTACTGTCACTCCGTCCCGCACCTCGTCACCCGAACGATTGGCGAAGGACCACTGTTCGACGCACGACGGCGGAGAAACGTGTACGAGTGGCGCGTCCTTCTCCCCGGTGATGCTTCTGGTGGGGAGATTTTCGACCGTCTTCAAGATGGACTGCCGAGTGGCGTCAGCCTGTCGTTGAAACAAGCTGGAGCCCCTTCATTGTGGTCGACGGTTGATGTCTCGCAGACTGTTCTCTCCCCTGACCAGCGCCACGCGATTGAGACGGCTGTTGAGCTTGGATACTACGAAACGCCGCGGGGGGTATCACTCGGCGCGGTCGCAGACGAACTCGGCATCCCAAAGTCGACGCTTCGATACCGTCTCCGCCATGCGGAGCAGTGGGTGATCGAACAGGTCTTCGGGGAAAGTCGGACACCCACAGAGCGTACCGACCGCATCCGCTCACAGTGA
- a CDS encoding adenine deaminase C-terminal domain-containing protein produces MNPLQAVALGESNADLIISGGDVLIPETGELSARDVAIKNERVAALPDDATPIIGENTTVLDATGQVVTPGFINAHVHVDSFQPFEQTYHYALAGGTTAVVTETSEFGSSFGAAGVRHLLDATAELPVAVFATVPPQQLFDLFDPQRADETATDELVDLLTVERVVGVGETAWVQIVGRNSPSEALYERAQQENKRIGGHGTGCSGDELTAFASVVTNDHEAISSEQLIERLENGIHAVGRYGSFRDDIGILADAYQQIGSHELSLSTDWIWPEDIVDDGYMDAVIRRAIEEGVDPADAIRMATLNPARHFGLDGRGSLTPGHIADIVLLDDLETVEVDTVVSGGDVVVRDGEPRVEPRPHEYPESFCNSVNVDLNDVLHVPETAATEGAVRAIKHEHGPISSETTVEPRVENGQLVAAPERDVLKISLLDRQPEHDETGFTGFITGLGLEEGAVATTHTWQTPGLVAVGASDDAMQTAVNQVAEMNGGWAVVGQDSVRATFPTPIGARCADREVAETAEAFGEIEAAVNELGATGGNPMLALQSLSFTGVPSLRMSVSGYANVLTRETVGLTI; encoded by the coding sequence ATGAATCCGCTTCAAGCCGTTGCACTCGGAGAGTCGAATGCCGACCTCATCATCTCAGGTGGAGACGTACTGATTCCTGAGACGGGCGAGTTGTCTGCACGTGACGTCGCCATCAAAAACGAGCGAGTCGCAGCGCTTCCCGACGATGCGACGCCGATCATCGGGGAAAACACGACGGTTCTCGACGCCACAGGGCAGGTCGTCACGCCAGGATTCATCAACGCCCACGTACACGTTGATTCCTTCCAGCCGTTCGAACAGACGTACCACTATGCACTCGCGGGGGGGACCACGGCTGTCGTTACCGAAACTAGTGAGTTCGGGAGTAGCTTTGGCGCGGCTGGTGTCCGCCACCTCCTCGACGCGACGGCCGAGCTACCTGTTGCGGTCTTCGCGACCGTGCCGCCACAGCAGTTGTTCGATCTCTTCGACCCCCAACGAGCTGACGAGACAGCCACGGACGAACTCGTCGACCTGCTCACAGTCGAGCGAGTCGTCGGCGTCGGAGAGACCGCTTGGGTTCAGATAGTCGGACGTAACTCGCCATCCGAGGCGTTATACGAACGCGCTCAACAGGAGAACAAACGGATTGGAGGGCACGGGACAGGGTGTTCGGGTGACGAACTGACGGCGTTCGCATCGGTCGTCACGAACGACCACGAGGCCATTTCGAGCGAACAGCTGATCGAACGGCTGGAAAACGGGATACACGCCGTTGGGCGATACGGATCGTTCCGGGATGACATCGGGATACTGGCAGACGCCTATCAACAAATCGGCTCGCATGAACTGTCGCTCTCAACTGACTGGATCTGGCCTGAGGATATCGTCGATGATGGCTACATGGACGCAGTGATTCGCCGCGCTATCGAGGAGGGCGTCGACCCAGCAGACGCAATCCGAATGGCGACGCTCAATCCTGCTCGTCACTTTGGTCTCGACGGACGCGGCTCGCTCACTCCTGGCCATATCGCCGATATCGTCCTTCTCGATGACCTCGAAACAGTCGAGGTCGATACCGTGGTCAGCGGTGGTGATGTCGTTGTTCGTGACGGAGAACCACGCGTCGAGCCCCGACCACACGAGTATCCAGAATCGTTCTGTAACTCGGTGAACGTCGACCTGAACGACGTACTTCACGTTCCCGAAACCGCAGCGACGGAAGGTGCCGTGAGAGCGATCAAACACGAGCACGGACCGATATCGAGCGAAACAACAGTTGAACCACGAGTCGAGAACGGACAGCTCGTTGCTGCACCCGAACGAGACGTACTCAAGATTTCGCTCCTGGACAGGCAGCCAGAACACGATGAAACAGGGTTTACTGGGTTCATCACCGGGCTGGGCCTTGAGGAAGGTGCCGTTGCAACCACTCACACATGGCAAACACCGGGACTGGTCGCTGTCGGCGCAAGCGACGACGCGATGCAAACTGCGGTCAACCAAGTTGCCGAAATGAACGGTGGTTGGGCGGTCGTCGGTCAGGACTCGGTTCGAGCGACGTTCCCGACTCCGATTGGGGCACGGTGTGCAGATCGAGAGGTGGCCGAAACTGCGGAGGCGTTCGGCGAGATCGAAGCCGCCGTCAATGAACTCGGGGCGACAGGCGGTAATCCGATGCTCGCACTCCAGTCACTTTCGTTTACTGGGGTGCCGTCCCTTCGGATGTCCGTCTCGGGATACGCGAACGTTCTGACTCGTGAGACAGTCGGGCTCACAATATAG
- a CDS encoding transposase: MVSTPVSRRTVFRRLAQRSFVEWPVYDSTPLYDRTSLAGLESDVRTVSEMWFGSESHNSVVEFVWSLPLAYFRFDAHDCYGGATRYQMDTLFRVFVLKELHGWDHETPLVEYLDSHSNLCEELGLDTVPDQSTLWRSWNKRFTADLRETVEAAARTVLIKAQNEGVDVPREPERKLRHRLDDSDEPKPDDQTVLEQAEKLTDHVSRVVFPAFSLDRDEGCEIHENAYWDLQTYLGLRENLAANEGARSFTYESTRERTPLGHAHREHLRDLSIEQIREMYRQAIGRLLGEAAETEEFLRAGIVAIDITEAEPFTGDRTGHEDEILGTKEQSDEYAYQWATVQLVGNAVPIVLDARPVRRGESRLEIVEDLLDSAEELVHVDNVLMDREFDSQHVLEMVSQRGLTYVVPKRMQTSEKAQAKRLLQCDQDRYETDRKLHLGKNEWHETTLIYRRKEDSDHDDHRQYSVFMTNRGSGHLTEYGYRWEIESGYRSIKRFMAATTSKNFGLRFFYFAFACLLYSIWRAVDLLVQVELTGEYEHSPIVTAYNTLTLLKKETGIG, from the coding sequence GTGGTTTCGACGCCTGTATCTCGCCGAACGGTCTTTCGACGGCTCGCCCAACGTTCTTTTGTCGAGTGGCCGGTGTATGATTCGACACCGCTGTACGATCGAACCTCGCTTGCCGGATTAGAATCTGATGTCCGGACGGTCTCGGAGATGTGGTTCGGCTCCGAGAGCCATAACTCGGTCGTGGAGTTCGTCTGGTCACTCCCGCTTGCCTACTTCCGGTTCGACGCTCACGACTGCTATGGAGGGGCGACACGCTATCAGATGGACACTCTCTTTCGGGTGTTCGTCCTGAAGGAACTCCACGGGTGGGACCACGAAACACCCTTGGTCGAGTATCTCGATTCCCACTCCAACCTCTGCGAGGAACTTGGATTGGACACGGTGCCAGACCAGTCAACGCTGTGGCGCAGCTGGAACAAACGCTTCACAGCTGACCTTCGCGAGACGGTCGAGGCCGCTGCTCGAACGGTCCTGATTAAAGCCCAGAACGAGGGCGTCGACGTTCCCCGTGAACCGGAGCGAAAGCTTCGACACCGCCTCGACGATTCTGACGAACCGAAACCCGACGATCAGACTGTCCTTGAGCAGGCGGAGAAGCTCACTGACCACGTCAGTCGCGTCGTCTTTCCCGCCTTCTCCTTAGACCGTGACGAGGGCTGTGAGATACACGAGAACGCATATTGGGACCTACAAACGTATCTGGGCCTCCGAGAAAACTTAGCCGCCAACGAGGGCGCTCGCAGCTTCACTTACGAATCGACTAGAGAGCGAACACCACTGGGCCACGCTCATCGTGAACACCTTCGAGACCTCTCCATCGAACAGATTCGGGAAATGTACCGACAGGCTATCGGCCGATTGTTGGGCGAGGCGGCGGAGACGGAGGAGTTCCTTCGAGCTGGTATCGTCGCCATCGACATCACCGAAGCCGAGCCGTTCACAGGCGACCGCACAGGCCATGAAGACGAGATTCTCGGGACCAAAGAGCAGAGCGATGAGTACGCCTATCAGTGGGCGACGGTGCAGTTAGTCGGCAATGCGGTCCCGATTGTCCTGGACGCTCGTCCCGTACGTAGAGGCGAGAGTCGCTTGGAGATTGTCGAAGACCTGCTCGACTCGGCTGAAGAACTCGTCCACGTCGACAATGTGCTGATGGACCGGGAGTTCGACAGCCAACACGTCCTAGAGATGGTCAGCCAACGCGGGCTCACGTACGTCGTTCCGAAGCGGATGCAGACCAGCGAGAAGGCCCAGGCAAAGCGGTTACTCCAGTGCGATCAAGATCGGTACGAGACGGACCGTAAACTCCATCTCGGCAAGAATGAGTGGCACGAGACGACGCTGATCTATCGGCGAAAAGAGGACTCAGACCACGACGACCACCGTCAGTATTCGGTGTTCATGACGAACCGAGGGAGCGGGCACCTCACGGAGTACGGCTACCGGTGGGAAATCGAGAGTGGGTACAGGTCGATTAAGCGATTCATGGCCGCGACGACATCGAAAAATTTCGGACTCCGCTTCTTCTACTTCGCGTTTGCGTGTCTCCTGTACTCGATTTGGCGAGCGGTTGATTTGCTCGTCCAGGTCGAGTTGACAGGTGAGTACGAGCATTCGCCGATCGTGACGGCTTATAACACATTGACGCTGCTGAAGAAGGAAACTGGGATCGGATAG
- a CDS encoding phage integrase SAM-like domain-containing protein — protein MPDRALSTPLDDSFERYLQDKGKGRGGDGGNYRRNAARELERFAEWTAGDRGDDDWTGIVPDDVDREPTFDDLDERVFREYARHLGGDRGLKQNTVQTYYRYISAWCGWCVNEGYLEAHYAQRASAMAPLPEDDGRKPGDQQAWTSKQRHALTRHVDERARDAVEAYTILPEDTDPLDKQRGRYAGLKAARDRALVFVLAYTAVRVGELLRDPNDPRRRGVRWEDLSLDDGSMDVYRKKQQWDAASLPDPVISPLRSYRQLMDPPTERWPVFPTFDQRTLAELVREELADRGEPPEAITERRDEHARDLLLALDEDIRPPSITTDGARSILQRLSESAEIDIDHPKHDYLAPHGGRRGMGEVLVRAFGYTVAARYLDNSEEMVRERYSHIEAGELGDVATEALNEIDS, from the coding sequence ATGCCTGATCGAGCGCTTTCGACGCCGCTCGACGACAGCTTCGAGCGCTACCTCCAGGACAAGGGGAAAGGCCGCGGAGGCGACGGCGGGAACTATCGACGAAACGCTGCACGCGAGCTGGAGCGATTCGCCGAGTGGACCGCCGGCGACCGCGGCGACGACGACTGGACCGGGATCGTCCCCGACGACGTCGACCGGGAGCCGACCTTCGACGATCTCGACGAACGCGTGTTCCGGGAGTACGCCCGGCATCTCGGTGGAGATCGGGGACTCAAGCAGAACACGGTACAAACCTATTACCGCTATATCTCTGCGTGGTGTGGCTGGTGCGTCAACGAGGGATATCTCGAAGCGCATTACGCGCAGCGGGCGAGTGCGATGGCGCCGCTCCCGGAGGACGACGGCCGCAAGCCCGGCGACCAACAGGCCTGGACGTCCAAACAGCGCCACGCCCTCACCCGCCACGTCGACGAACGGGCCCGCGACGCCGTCGAGGCGTACACGATACTCCCAGAGGATACTGACCCCCTCGACAAGCAGCGGGGACGCTACGCAGGCCTGAAGGCGGCTCGTGACCGGGCTCTGGTGTTCGTCCTCGCGTATACCGCCGTCCGCGTCGGCGAACTCCTCCGCGATCCGAACGACCCGCGCCGGCGCGGCGTCCGCTGGGAGGACCTCTCCCTCGACGACGGCAGTATGGACGTCTACCGGAAGAAACAGCAGTGGGACGCCGCGAGTCTCCCCGATCCAGTGATTTCCCCGCTGCGAAGCTATCGCCAGCTGATGGACCCGCCGACCGAGCGGTGGCCGGTGTTTCCGACGTTCGACCAACGGACGCTCGCGGAGCTCGTCCGGGAAGAGCTCGCCGACCGAGGGGAACCCCCAGAGGCAATTACTGAGCGGCGTGATGAGCACGCTCGAGACCTCCTGCTGGCGCTCGATGAGGATATTCGGCCGCCGTCGATCACGACGGACGGCGCACGGTCGATTCTCCAACGGCTCTCGGAGAGCGCAGAGATCGATATCGACCATCCGAAACACGATTATCTTGCTCCGCACGGTGGTCGACGTGGGATGGGGGAGGTACTTGTCCGCGCGTTTGGGTACACGGTCGCTGCCCGCTACTTAGATAACTCCGAGGAGATGGTTCGGGAGCGCTACTCACATATCGAAGCGGGAGAACTTGGAGATGTGGCGACGGAAGCTCTCAATGAAATCGATTCTTAG
- a CDS encoding homing endonuclease associated repeat-containing protein — MDCPQCSKSFSNSDGLVTHLTNAHNISRIEARERVIELSDSRDSDQEETPANSPGKDAASNSDRQVMLNRFRRQYDVLGRMPTPHELDEIDGYSREDYINEFGSVYGTAVFAGLTDLEPGRYDHDADGSKQYSEWDLISELWRIFELTGKASVRMMDHAGKYSSQTYQYRFGSWSEALNRANIDGPDPSIPANRDSRQKHYASAEWKELRTQALKRDDYECQSCGISEEKHQEKFGVGLNVHHLTDIAEFEDPANADVVENLETLCAECHGEHHPFSEK; from the coding sequence ATGGATTGTCCTCAGTGCTCAAAATCCTTCTCGAATTCAGATGGGCTGGTTACTCATCTGACGAACGCCCACAATATTTCAAGAATTGAGGCTAGAGAGAGGGTTATTGAACTTTCTGATTCTAGAGATTCTGACCAGGAGGAAACTCCAGCAAATTCGCCTGGAAAGGATGCTGCGTCCAACTCGGACCGCCAGGTGATGCTCAATCGTTTCCGCCGACAATATGACGTACTCGGACGAATGCCGACGCCTCACGAATTAGATGAGATAGATGGATACAGTCGCGAAGACTATATCAATGAGTTCGGCTCCGTGTACGGTACAGCTGTCTTCGCTGGGCTGACTGATCTTGAACCCGGAAGGTACGATCATGATGCGGATGGATCGAAACAATACAGCGAGTGGGATCTCATTAGTGAGCTCTGGCGAATCTTTGAGTTGACAGGCAAAGCGTCGGTTCGAATGATGGATCACGCCGGCAAGTACAGTAGTCAAACCTACCAGTACCGATTTGGGAGCTGGTCGGAAGCCCTGAATAGAGCGAATATTGACGGCCCAGACCCGTCCATTCCGGCAAATCGTGACTCTCGGCAGAAGCACTACGCAAGCGCAGAGTGGAAAGAACTCCGTACACAGGCACTAAAACGAGATGACTATGAGTGCCAATCGTGTGGGATTTCTGAAGAAAAGCATCAAGAGAAATTTGGTGTCGGATTGAACGTGCATCATTTGACTGATATTGCAGAATTCGAAGACCCGGCCAATGCCGATGTTGTAGAGAACTTAGAGACACTTTGTGCAGAATGCCACGGAGAACACCATCCGTTCTCTGAAAAATAG
- a CDS encoding DEAD/DEAH box helicase — protein sequence MEAYLDSVTESFLEDDYQLSQLSVSTSVIESDDAWNLEEPIPVGEIINAFRVQKTLVQQGGQVFIPLHEDDSAELTGEYLIYRRETDETLLSEGSDPHELHFLNANTGGDDFREVREAASTYLAYRMRFWHSSYSPSEQPSYLPSEYFDDRPPQPPRELSAVDPLSDDEYDDFIDATEQAMANELEAERRSVWDSNRGMSIDRLQREQGGDGIASAGYSRLAEDRISVSAPGSGTHRNPVQSTYGIHEGNIVGVASGGDSNSPIVPGIVTRVGLSDFNIELDWEATTRTSQAKDDLRRADRVSVAILDRNIAFQRERSAFRQMADSSSGKQLLAGDSSLSFDAPLSVSLNTSLELNSYQRRAAINALRAEDAYCIHGPPGTGKTRTLTAVIQSAVESGERVLVCAHSNQAVDNLIAGESSPDNPDEESLHGIIQAEGYRMARIGRRDQITSRVVSTHYADEETDRAQIVATTTNSADRLDLARFSLIVVDEATQASIPATAVPFQLGSKLVLAGDHKQLPPYHSAETASDEAFYPSLFEHILDRFGDDAKTTLRRQYRMHESIANFSNKEFYNGLLLHGEPNRSATISGLQPLVGINISNQESNQGNSRENPSEAEVVVAQVQRSLNAGVDASDIGVITPYTGQKGLVEGELASEFDADAAEKIKVQTIDSFQGGQREVIIVSFTVSNDRNNSGFLAFPNEGPRRLNVALTRAKKRLVLVGDWDTLSSIAPHRDTSTSCADLYRRLLDYIHEQGRMVG from the coding sequence ATGGAGGCCTACTTGGATTCAGTTACCGAGTCATTTCTTGAAGACGACTATCAGCTCTCCCAGTTGTCTGTCTCTACGTCTGTGATCGAGTCCGATGACGCTTGGAACCTCGAGGAACCGATTCCAGTCGGAGAGATCATCAATGCCTTTCGCGTCCAAAAGACACTGGTTCAGCAAGGTGGTCAGGTATTTATTCCTCTCCACGAGGATGATTCGGCAGAGCTGACTGGAGAATATCTTATTTATCGCCGAGAAACTGACGAGACCCTACTTAGTGAGGGTTCTGACCCACATGAGCTACACTTTTTGAATGCTAACACGGGCGGGGATGATTTCCGAGAGGTCAGAGAGGCTGCATCGACGTATCTAGCGTATCGAATGCGGTTCTGGCACTCTAGTTATTCGCCATCTGAGCAACCCTCATACTTGCCTTCTGAGTATTTCGATGATCGTCCGCCACAACCACCACGGGAACTCTCGGCTGTTGATCCCCTATCGGATGATGAATATGATGACTTTATCGACGCAACGGAGCAGGCGATGGCGAATGAGTTGGAGGCGGAACGACGGTCTGTCTGGGATTCCAATAGAGGAATGTCTATCGATAGACTGCAGCGGGAACAAGGCGGAGATGGAATCGCTTCTGCGGGATACTCCCGTTTAGCTGAGGATCGTATTTCTGTTTCAGCACCAGGGTCTGGAACGCACCGTAATCCAGTCCAATCGACTTACGGAATCCACGAGGGCAACATTGTCGGGGTTGCGTCAGGTGGTGATTCGAATTCGCCGATCGTACCGGGCATCGTTACGCGTGTCGGGTTGAGTGATTTCAACATAGAGCTTGACTGGGAGGCGACAACTCGGACTTCTCAAGCGAAGGATGATCTCCGACGGGCAGACCGGGTTTCTGTTGCGATCCTCGACCGAAATATTGCTTTCCAGCGCGAGCGTTCGGCTTTCCGACAGATGGCCGACTCCAGTTCGGGCAAGCAGCTTCTAGCAGGTGATTCATCTCTCTCGTTCGATGCACCCCTATCGGTTTCACTGAATACTTCGCTCGAATTGAATTCCTACCAGCGTCGGGCAGCGATTAATGCTCTTCGAGCGGAGGATGCGTACTGTATTCATGGGCCACCAGGAACAGGAAAGACCCGAACGCTAACAGCGGTCATCCAGTCCGCAGTTGAGTCGGGGGAACGTGTCTTAGTCTGTGCGCACTCAAATCAAGCAGTAGATAATCTGATCGCTGGAGAGAGCAGTCCGGATAACCCTGACGAGGAGTCTCTCCACGGGATAATCCAAGCAGAAGGATACCGAATGGCACGAATCGGCCGGCGAGACCAAATCACGTCTCGAGTTGTTTCCACCCACTATGCTGATGAAGAGACGGACCGGGCTCAAATTGTTGCAACGACGACCAACAGCGCAGATCGACTTGATCTGGCCCGATTTAGCTTGATTGTGGTTGATGAGGCAACGCAGGCGAGTATCCCGGCAACTGCAGTCCCATTTCAGCTTGGATCAAAGCTCGTGTTGGCTGGCGACCATAAGCAGCTCCCGCCGTACCATTCTGCTGAAACCGCGTCAGATGAAGCGTTCTATCCGTCATTGTTTGAGCATATATTGGACCGATTCGGAGACGATGCGAAAACCACACTTAGAAGGCAATACCGAATGCACGAATCTATCGCCAATTTCTCTAATAAGGAGTTCTACAATGGACTTTTGCTCCACGGGGAACCGAACAGATCGGCGACTATCTCCGGGTTACAACCGCTAGTTGGGATAAATATCTCCAACCAGGAATCTAATCAAGGGAATTCGCGTGAAAATCCATCCGAGGCGGAGGTAGTCGTTGCACAAGTTCAGAGATCGCTGAACGCCGGAGTTGATGCAAGTGACATTGGAGTGATCACGCCATATACTGGTCAGAAAGGTCTAGTAGAGGGTGAGCTGGCTTCAGAATTTGATGCAGATGCAGCAGAGAAAATCAAGGTCCAAACCATTGACTCCTTCCAAGGAGGTCAACGAGAGGTAATCATCGTCTCTTTTACCGTGAGTAATGATCGGAACAACTCGGGGTTCTTGGCGTTCCCAAATGAAGGGCCTCGTAGATTGAACGTTGCACTCACTCGTGCAAAGAAGCGACTCGTATTAGTTGGTGATTGGGATACACTCTCCTCAATCGCTCCCCACCGCGATACTTCTACAAGTTGTGCCGATCTGTATCGTCGTCTCTTGGACTATATCCATGAGCAAGGTAGGATGGTCGGGTAG
- a CDS encoding DUF1931 domain-containing protein, with product MSDLIVKATVKDALSDHNVSADFYDALNEEVAELLDDAAERAEANDRKTVQPRDL from the coding sequence ATGTCTGACCTAATCGTCAAAGCAACCGTGAAGGACGCACTTTCGGACCACAACGTCTCGGCAGATTTCTACGACGCCCTCAACGAAGAAGTCGCCGAACTGCTCGACGACGCCGCAGAGCGTGCCGAGGCCAACGACCGAAAGACGGTCCAGCCCCGCGATCTGTAG
- the xseA gene encoding exodeoxyribonuclease VII large subunit: MADAPDTERQAVEPSAREVLSVSQLNDRIASVVQDTPALNGVRCIGEVTDLHQNSTALYFALTDGDAELRCMIWANRYREMDANLEDGTEVILEGDIDYWVEGGKIDLKPWEVIVVGDGDQAEAVERLRSELEERGWFEDEQKQQPPAFPERVGVVTSLRGDARYDIQNAIHEQDPTVDILVKDATVQGSEAPTSIANGIHHLDRSEDVDAIIVGRGGGSDSNLQAFNTDRIAEAIFTANTPIVTAIGHTDDRLIADQVADVATITPTAAGEYTANSREEFLASEIEPLEQQLEAAYETFRQEHEHERELAEAVDEAAASEGLPPIYYKAAIGVLLLLLLVITALWLGVI, encoded by the coding sequence ATGGCGGACGCACCGGATACCGAACGGCAGGCGGTCGAACCCAGTGCGAGAGAGGTCCTTAGCGTATCACAGCTGAATGACCGGATCGCGTCGGTCGTCCAAGACACGCCTGCCCTCAACGGCGTCCGCTGTATCGGCGAGGTCACCGACCTCCACCAGAACAGCACGGCGCTTTACTTCGCGCTCACCGACGGCGACGCCGAGCTCCGCTGTATGATCTGGGCGAACCGCTACCGGGAGATGGACGCCAACCTTGAGGACGGGACCGAAGTCATCCTTGAGGGCGATATCGACTACTGGGTTGAAGGTGGGAAGATCGACCTCAAACCGTGGGAGGTTATCGTCGTCGGCGACGGCGACCAGGCGGAAGCCGTCGAGCGACTGCGAAGCGAACTCGAAGAGCGTGGCTGGTTCGAGGACGAGCAGAAACAGCAACCGCCGGCGTTCCCGGAGCGAGTCGGCGTCGTCACGTCCCTTCGAGGAGACGCTCGGTACGACATCCAGAACGCAATCCACGAGCAGGACCCCACCGTCGACATTCTGGTGAAGGACGCCACGGTCCAAGGTTCAGAGGCGCCGACATCCATCGCGAACGGGATTCACCATCTCGACCGCTCGGAGGACGTCGACGCGATCATCGTCGGCCGCGGCGGTGGGAGCGATTCGAACCTTCAGGCGTTCAACACCGACCGGATCGCCGAGGCCATCTTCACCGCCAACACGCCCATCGTCACCGCGATCGGGCACACTGACGACCGACTGATCGCCGATCAGGTGGCGGATGTCGCAACGATCACGCCGACAGCCGCCGGCGAGTATACCGCGAATTCGCGTGAGGAGTTCCTCGCGAGCGAGATCGAGCCGCTGGAGCAACAGCTTGAGGCCGCGTACGAAACGTTCCGTCAGGAACACGAACATGAGCGGGAGCTCGCCGAAGCAGTCGACGAGGCGGCCGCCTCCGAGGGGCTTCCGCCGATCTACTACAAAGCCGCCATCGGTGTGTTGCTGTTGCTGCTATTGGTCATCACTGCGCTGTGGCTGGGGGTGATCTAA
- the xseB gene encoding exodeoxyribonuclease VII small subunit, producing the protein MANDSAIHDRLSRVEEIIEQLDADDCDLEEGTRLHDEGQELLAEVREILGEGSGNVVEIE; encoded by the coding sequence GTGGCAAACGATTCAGCGATCCACGACCGCCTGAGCCGCGTCGAGGAGATAATCGAGCAACTCGATGCCGACGACTGTGACCTCGAGGAGGGTACGCGGCTACACGACGAGGGTCAGGAACTCTTGGCCGAGGTGCGGGAAATCCTTGGCGAGGGTAGTGGGAACGTCGTCGAGATCGAGTAA